A stretch of DNA from Lotus japonicus ecotype B-129 chromosome 4, LjGifu_v1.2:
ATGCGTATACGAATTGGGTGAAGGAAGAGGACGATCGTAGAAGAGTTCTAGATCTATACTGGTTGAAGTCGAGAGACGGGGTTAAAAGCCAGAGTGGTTTCCACTTCTTGGAGAGAACCCTTGTGGCGAAAACTTGTTCAGCTGGAAGAAAGGAGAGAATGTGACAGAGAACATCTTCAGGCAAGTTGCTAACCCTATCAACCATTGAATCAATGTTAGGTTTTCTTCCGGTGAGGGTTCAACAACAAGTTTCCTTTGCCGCATGAGGGTTTATCAACacgaagaaaagaaaaggtaggTAATGACATGTCTCTTAAATAcaatattttgtttattttacgtttaaatgttttttttcacTCCTtagatgttaatttttttgaattatatcaattaattattatccctaatgtactaaaaaaatatttgtgaaaataaaattagtagAAGTTAAGGAAAATATTGTGTATACTTTAAGTAAAAGTTTTGTTACATCAAAGGTTTCTACATAGTTGGAGGTGACAAAATGAGTTTAACCCACTTTTATTCAGGTTTGATTGAGACTTTGAACTCAAATCATAAAGGTGAGTAGCACTAGATGTCCTAGCTTGGCTGAGAAAGGATTGACACATAATAGTCATTCACATCAAGCGGGATAAGAACAACGCAGTGGATCTTCTAGCAAAGAAGGCTTGCCGTGAAGGGTCGTCGCACCAAATATGGGGACAACCACCTTCGTTTatttatgaagctttgtatttAGACGCGTCTTTGTAGTTTTCTTTGTTTGTCTTTTTCCTCCTGtaacaaagaaaaaaacataaagGTGAGTTAGCTCAACCCGACCCGAATATTGACGGGTCATTAGTGTGTTGGGTTGAATCGGTCCGCCTACCTATATTTTCGCCTTTATTTGTAGGTTATGTTTTATCTAAAACTTTTATGATTGCATGACATTCTTATTAATAATTATTGGCTGAACTAAACTCTTGTTGATGATTGTATAGCACATCTAGTAATGTTAAGAAGATTAAGTGAGtgattataaaagaaaaagtgacATTTAGCGATGATTCGGTGAAGGTTATTGATACTTACATTCAATAGTTGCTATTGAGGTTATAGTTACAACTTTTAATAACAAGGCATGGCATGGAACTTTTAATAACAAGGCATGGCATGGTAAATATTGGATATTACTATTGGTGAAGCTTTCTTGTTTAGCTCATGACCtttaaagattaaaaaaaaatcaagtataATATTGCACTCTAATTTCCACAGGTGTTTTACATCCAAAAAATGAAAGATTTCTTAAAATTGCTCATCGcacaacttttttttgtttcattaCATTCTATAAGTGAGTCAGCCCACCAAAATATCGGTTGGATTGAGACTTTGAACCCAAATACCTAAAGTGGGTCAGCTCAATTCAACCCGCATTCTGGCAGGGCGGGTCTGCTCCGCCTGCCACCCCACCAACCCATATTGTCATCTCCATAAGACTTATCTCCTTGAGACCTCTGACATTATTAAGTGGGTAAAAATTTTCTAACAAATCATTCTTGCATTTCATATTAGTATGATTCAATATTATCCTacaaaataagaactaaaatttaaaatatgaaaagtgtaaataattttaatttgtaaaaACTCATTGTGACATTTGTGGGTAAAGTTTCACAGTTGAATGAGAGAATAAATAAGTGTCTTGATTTTCACATTTTAAGTCTCAAAGTGGATTGGAAACTCGAATTAAGAaacctaataattttttttatagtttacTAACAACTATCTTGCTCCATCGAACAGCTTAAAAAGTTGTCAAAACTCATGGCGAAGTGCTACAAACTTGTTTCGTTAAATGGCTAAGCTAGTATGAATCTCAAACAAAAATAAGAAACAACTTTCTTCACAACAAAACATGTCGTCATCATCTTCATGCATATGCACATCAGCACATATATCATCAAACTCTGTTCTTTAATGTCCTTTGAGTCCACACCCTTTTAACCTCTCAGTCTCAGAGCCCTTCTAGTGCTAGTGCGAGTAGATCTATTCAGTGTTGTATGTGTAGAGGTCTCTGGTGATCCTTCTGCAACAATGTTTTCACCACCTGAGTCTTCCAATCCTTTCTCAGAGAGGCGAGTCTTAATCAGATAATGAGCAACAGATTTGAACCCCAGTTGTACCACCTTATAGACACAAGTTGAAAGGAAACAATCAGTTCCAGAAAACCCCAAATGCCAAAAGGAAACTAAAAATGAAGGGGACTTCTTTAAAATATGTTGATGCAAATAAAGGTATTCATGCACTGAAGAGATGGAAGAAAAATGGGACCGTTTGGTTTGCTACTTCAGCAAAATCTGCATCTGTGTGTGttattttcatgtttttatACTTCCTAACAGTAAACAAAATGAACAAAAATTAGTGCAGCAACTAACCTTGTTGTAGATGTTACCGGTAGACGCCCAACCTTTTTCCCTACGGCAACTATTGCAGTTGCAGATTCCTCGACAAGCAGGGCAAGTCCAGTTGGGATTATAATTGGCTTCTAACACATTTTCCCCATACCTATAAAATTTTAGTAGAAAAATGAATGACACAAAAAACTTGACAGAGTAACATTTGCTAACACAATCAGCACTAGAAGCTAATACAATGACAACACCAGCATTATTTTTATGTTCTGAATGAAAAGAGAAGTCCTTTCCCAATCTGAACCTCAGCACAGACAATGTTACTATTAGAATTCAGGTTAAGCctaactctacccaaaagcaaGCGCAGCGTGAGGGTTGATCTACCAGTTACAAGGACTATTttagtcatatctctagtcaggGTGGGACTTCTCAATCAACAGTTACCTTGTGAACAAGCAATCTCCACAAAGCTGCCCCTGGGGTAATTCACATTTGTTGCAAGTGGTAAACTGACCAACAGTTAAGTGCCTGCAACAAATCAAGTAATTTTTATAAAAGCCTTCACCGTGATCCAGGAAACAATTGTCATATAAAAGACTTAATGTGCAATCGTCATGTATTAACTACAAAAAGGAACTGATCTCAGTTCTTCAATCAAGACATGCCCATCTACATATCCAATGAGTACTTATATAGCTCGGCCTAACCTGTTACTTGTATTTTAGTTAAGAAGAATATGTTTTTCCTTTAATGTCTTTTAATTTGACAGACTAATTCCACAAGAATGCCATATTGATGCAAAATCAACAAATCAAGTTGAGGTTATTGATTTGGTTCATGCTGATGTAATGGCTTCTATGCCTACTTTTGCTTAATATAATTGCAGTttccattcaaaaaaaaaaaaaaaacaaatcaagtATACCATTAATTGAAAGTGCAACATCTAATTCAATTAACAAAATACCTTCAGATCCTGATTTTGATGCTATATAGCAACACAGTAGGTAACTTTTACAGGTCTGAATCTAATTATTGTCTCTACTAAAAATGCAACATAAGGGACAAAAAAGTTTCAAGTCTCTGATAATGACATTGGAGTAATagattatattttatattttggaaataagGCAGAGATCAAAGGAAAGGAAACATTTCATAAATAGAAACATAGACAAAAAAAGTAGGGAGCAGAAACTCTGGAATGTCCTAAAGGTATGTATGTGTGTATCTTCTTTGTCAACATACAAGCATCTAATTCCTTGCTCAAAATAGAGTCATACAGAAATAGAAACTGTCACCCTACAATAAAAGAGGGAATATGCATCCCAGAGAACATAATGAATTAATCAATATAAAACCAATATTACCTGCATTGATGGCATTTCTCTCCTTTGGTTGGATCAATTATACGGTCCCCATCCTCATCATATCCATCTACATTCAATTCCCAAGTACTCTCATAATCTGCCAGAAGCTTCTCATGCTCTTCAGTGTAAACTTCAGGGTTTGTACCTTCTGCTATGAAAATGTTCACCTccttctctttcttctctttcttactCGATGAATCCCGCTTTTGTCTCGGAGAATCATAAGAATACTTAACCGGTTCCATGCTCATTATTCTGTAAACAccatgaaacaaaacaaaaagcaTTAGATTCACCTACCATATCTACAAAAATTCAAACAACATAAGTATTCAACAATGATAAGAAAGTAAACCCAAAtcacaaaaatagaaaatatttgaaaaaaataaataataattctCATTTACTTTCTTTGCATCTCTGTAGGCAATGCTTCAATACTACCTTAGATACCAAATCAATCACAACCTAAAAGAAGCATAGACCCTTCAAATCAGTAGCCACAACACCAATCATTAGCCATACCAAATTAACCTTGAATGCTTGAATTTTCATACCAACACAATTGAAATACCACAAAAACTAGACAATTACTACATACTACACAATGAAAATTGACAAATGTTGAATCACAAAACATCTAATTCTTCAATTTTCACCCCAATTTGAAGTGGGTGTACCTGGAAGAACGTCTCTGAGGAGAGAGGTGTTGCGGTAgcacgttcttcttcttctccggtGCGATTTTCTTCTGTGGCTTGAGCTTGAGAGAGAGGTCAACTAAACCCAGCTTGTGCATCCTCTCCATGTTCTCTTTGATCCTCTGTTGCCTAATCTGCTCGTAATTCGAAACTTCAGCTTCTGTTTTCGCTCTTTTCGATGACGCTTCTTCGATTTCAatgtcaccaccaccatcttcagAACCAGAAAAAGCTTCAGTCATCTTTCTACGAGTCACCACCATTGTTGTTGATGAAGAAACTGTTTGGGTGTGGAAATGGAACGGTTTTGAGGGTTTTGCTTTGAAAGGAAATGGCGGGATTTCAGAGCCTGTGGAAAATTAGTAGCGGTAACTCACCAATTCATAAGCTCATAAGTGATAAAAAGATATAAGTGCTTatttataagctattttaaaaaattattaaaataagttatatataaacataaacttttttcataagctatcatgggtagcttatgaaaataagcttaaAACAATTTATGGTATGCCATAAGTTGTTTGTATAAGCTCTCTCAAATACTTACATTAACACTTATGCTATTagataatctcaaataataaATCCAGATAGAAATATGTGATTTACCACCtccaaaattcaaaaaaattaaaaagtataAATCTCAATACAACACTCAATTGCAAACtattagaattaaaataaattatgataTAGGATTTGTATGCCACAAAATAAAGCCTCCTAAGACTTTGTATAGATGCAGAATTGTCAAAACTCTAACTCTATCACAAAATCAATAGTGCAGAAACCAAAGGAGTAATTAGTTGaataataatatgaaaatgCTCGTCTATTCATATGTCTGAGATTTGtggatgaaaaaataaaataaaggtaaGTTACAAGGACTTTGTGAGAGCtaacaaccaccatgaactAGATGGAAAAAAACACAACAAGCATGCAATTTTCTCACATTACATTCAATCTGATACCATCAGAGGCAACTACATCTTATTGATAGCACTCTTCCAAAGGATAATCTTTGTTAGGGAGTTTCTTCATCTAACAATTAGTTCTCTCCACCAGAAATCATATTGTATCATATCATCTCATCGAGGGCGGTTGCATCTCATCGATAACCCTCTCCATGCATTTGAGATTTCATATAATTGATAGCTATCTCCTCTTAGAAACAAACACTAGGTACACCTAAGTCGTTACCTTTGTTAACGACTACGAGGCTCTAACATAGATTCTCCAACACAATCTTACGAAAGCATAATCAAATTCATATCAAAAGTCTCCAATGTAATTTTTCAATAGTCAACAACTCTCCTTAGACAATCTTTTAAATCTCACATTATTCCAAATTCAATCATTGTAAATTCATTCTTATATCAAATCATAAACAtactcaaaaaaattaaatgaaattcataactttGAGGAAAATCAAGAATAATAGTCATATGTATAAAAGCATATTTTCCCCCATTATAATAAATTCTCATGTTCTAATTacgaaaaaataattgaaataaaattatataattattaaaaatatttcaaaatggTCATAAAACACGCGCAATTATGAGGAACCAACAAGATTGCTCCAACTTAAGGATACCTGAATGAGGTAGTAATCGCCAAATCTGAGcaccaaattaaaattaattacaagTCTTTAGAAAACTTTATCTATTTTTCTGCTAGCCATGGCAACCATAAATTCTCAAATGTGTGCTCAAAACCCTAAACATAAATTAAGTTTAATATACACTACAATATCATTCTTTTAAGTTTTGGTTGTAAGTATACCTCTATGAAATCAAATGAGGAACCTTGAAGGGATGAAAACTCTTCTTATTCCTTGAAAGATAAAAAATATAGCGGGATCAGGATTGCTACCataggagaagagaagaaagtAAGAATATAGCGGCGCAAGGTTTGGAATGAAAAAATTAGGGTAAGTGACGACTCATAGTTTTATTTCAGTGCAAgtgcttttttattttatacctAAATGAAACGATGCGTTTTAGGTTCTTGTTCAAATTAGGGGTAATAAGGTCATTTTATTGAAATTATATTTTCACATAGTTGTTGCACAAAATTTATACACTCGCCCATTAATTACTTTAATGGTTGTTTCCTTTTGTAAACTACGCATGAATAATTTTACCAAAATAGTTCACATTTTGAATAAAATAGTCAATCATCGTGTAAGTCATAGGCATAGGATACGACTTGACTTTATTCATTTTAAAAGTCGCACGACTTGGTTTTTTGGGGTTACAAGGCGGGGCTTCGTacgaaaaagaaaattaagcaTCAGGCTCAAAAATCCAGTGGGGCAGGCCCACCCGGACATCTATCGTAAGAAAGTTGTAGCAGCAGTTAAAAGAGGAGATGTGAAAAACATGAACCCCAGTACCCCACAAGGAGTGTGCAAGGTTCTCACAAGAAGGGTGTTTTACTAtaattagttagttagttaaggtgtgtaattattaaaaaaattgatttgttAAAAGTAATCCCCTAATTTTCTTGTATGCTGTTTGTCTATGGCCTTTCGGCCCATTTTTTGTTATCTTAGGATAGTTTTTTCGGAAGAATAATGTTACTTTCAtacctctctttgaggtggaaaAATGTggaatgaaaagagagataaaagtatgagagagaaaatatgagatgtgatagatgataagaggagagagatagaaataaaaatgagtggaaatgaagtgtttagaaaatgaagtgtgtatatatcattgttggtttttcaacttttttcttTGTGAGATTTGACATGTTTGAATATTTTAAtgctttatttctctattttctcttAGTTAGTTCAATATAAGCTATGTCTTTGGGGAAAAAATTATggttatgtttgacatgtcatatCAGTTAGCTTAAAGTTTATTTAACTagtttaaagcttatttgactagcttaaaaatTCTTTAAAAGTGTTTTGTGAaagagcttatttcagtagcttataacttaactttttaaataagCTACCTTAGGTatcaaaatatttaaagtggtaatttaattttttaatattatatatgtatTGATGTGTAAATAAAGTAATgctaaatgtattttttttttatacaaatatgttttttatgtcattttacaattttagCTTGTTCAACatctagttttaccaaacacttttttcCAATCaagtagcttttcagctatcatCTTTCtgttttcagctagcttatcaacaTTCAGctaacttataaattttcagttAGTCTATCTGCTAATTTGCCAAACATTAcctattttttagttttaaaatgaaaaatgcaAAAACATATATCTTTCTCAAAATCCCTTTTTAAAAGACTTGTAAAAatccaagaaaaataaaatatttttcctcATTAAAAAATCCCAAAAATTCAAAAAGATCTCTTTTTAAGAAATTATCAGCACGGATTCTTCAACACgttttaaaaatttaagtaGTAGTCACgttttaaaaatttaagtaGTAGTTTAGTACTACGTCTGGCTCAATGCTTCTTTAAGGTCAATTAAGTTTTTCTCAAATCaatcaaaacaataacactcaaCAGTCAACACTCAACACAACATTTCGCGCCTCGGGAAAGATGGAGACGAGAAGAAATTCCTTGATTGCATAAGCAAGTTGTTTTCACATATGCACACTGAATAATGTTATGTACACACACCTCTTtgagaggtggaaagaggtggaaggaagagagatataggaagaaaagaaaaagtaagagagagaaagtatgagatgtgatagaagataagaggagagagatagaaataaaaagaggtgtaaatagagtgtttaaaaaatgaggtgtgtatatatcattactgtcAACTGTATGCACACTGACTCTGAGTAATATGATACAGTAaatgatatgataagaaaaaatgatagatataaaaaaaagcaaggagaaaagaaaaagaaaatcaagTGTAAATGTAtcattatttctcttttttttaggTATTATCTCTCTTTAAACTATAGGGTGAAAAGTGTGAACAAAACACAATTTGCTTATAAATTTACGGCTCGAAATGGGGtggtttttagttttattttttgataattttaaaaacataaattagttttcagttttgtaaactcaattttagtttttttggaTTTCGGTTTTTAAAAAAGTTGTTGTCAATTTTGTAAATCCGCAATAATCACCATAAtgattaaatttataaatttatgacACTGGGTGATAGCGACGACAATGATGGTAGATGTGGATGTTACCTAATGGAGACAACGGCAGCGACGATGGTGGTAGTGAAGGAGGTGAAAGCAGTAGTGCGAGTGATGACGGTGAAGGTGGTGGTTCCGCGTCAGCAATGGTGGCGACGACGATGGAGATGGTTATAGTGGTGGAGGTTACCTAGTAGCGGTGGTAGTAGCGGTGATGTTAGTGGTCTTTGTTCTGATGATAGTGATGGATGTGATGGTGATTGGTGACAATAAcagtggaggcggtggtggcaatggtggaggCGACAATAATGGCAGTGGTGAAGGCGGTGACAAAGATCATGTTGTTGGTAGGTTGTAGTAGCGATAGTGTGGTATGACAACAATAAAGTGTTGTGGAGGTGGTGGCGATTACACTAGCAGAGGTGGCGCTACAATATGGTGGAAGCTGGTGGCGATGAAAGCTGGTGGTGAGAAACTTACACCTTATTAAAACTAAAATGATAAAGGAAATGTTATCTACACACCTTGAATAGTGTTCCCCTCCATTTCCACCTCTGCCACATCACACCCTGCATGATCAGCTTGCCACCGTGTAATTCTTGTCATTTGGCCTGGAAAATGAGAAAGTGAGGGAAAATTGGGGGGAAAACAAAATTGGAAAAAGTTAGGGTTCTCTCACCCCAAAATCCCGCACCACCACCTCCAATACCCGATTCCCTTCTCTTCCCTTCGCGTTCCTTCTTCTCCACTCCGTCACCGAGCAAACACGCGCACCACTGCAGCGGTTCCGTTCACTCTGTCGCCTCACCGAGCAACACGCGGTTCCGTTCTCCGCTCCGTCGCCTCACCGAGCAACACGCGCACCACTGCAGCGGTTCCCTTCTCCACTCCGTCGCCGCCACCTTGCTGCCTCTAGCGCCGCCAGCGGGCTCCTCTTCCAGCGGTTCCGTTAGTTCCTCTGGCTCCAACCTCTTCTTCTCTACTCTTCTGTTCAGAGGTAAGATTTCCACAAAAgcaaatattttttgttttcttctttgttcttgtTACAATTTAGAGGCTGCATTTTTTTTTAGTCTCCTGAGAGAGAATTACAGAAAAATAAACTAATTGCCTTCCAAAATCCTTGTCTTCAAtttgtatttttcttttcttggaaCAACTATTGCAGCTACACATTACCCCGTTGTTCATTTTAGATGAAACCATTTCATTAAACATTTCAAAGCTGTGCATGTAAAGTTTGTTAACC
This window harbors:
- the LOC130712130 gene encoding uncharacterized protein LOC130712130, with protein sequence MVVTRRKMTEAFSGSEDGGGDIEIEEASSKRAKTEAEVSNYEQIRQQRIKENMERMHKLGLVDLSLKLKPQKKIAPEKKKNVLPQHLSPQRRSSRIMSMEPVKYSYDSPRQKRDSSSKKEKKEKEVNIFIAEGTNPEVYTEEHEKLLADYESTWELNVDGYDEDGDRIIDPTKGEKCHQCRHLTVGQFTTCNKCELPQGQLCGDCLFTRYGENVLEANYNPNWTCPACRGICNCNSCRREKGWASTGNIYNKVVQLGFKSVAHYLIKTRLSEKGLEDSGGENIVAEGSPETSTHTTLNRSTRTSTRRALRLRG